The Sorex araneus isolate mSorAra2 chromosome X, mSorAra2.pri, whole genome shotgun sequence DNA segment CTGCGCCTAGCCATGGACATGCAGGCTGCCCATATGGCCAGGCTGCAGGAATCCTGTCGCATAGCTATGATGACTGCTATGGCCAACGCCAACAAAGTCCAGGTACTGTCTGAATTACCCTGTGGACTGGGCTCTCCTGCATCCCTTGAACCAATTCCTAGAGTAAATTCAGCCACATCGTAACTCCCTTCAGGAAAGTTATACCTTCCTGAATCAACAATAGCCCTTTCAGCTATCTTAGGCTTCCCAGCTTCACTTACAAGACAGAAACCTCTCTGCACCTCCAGATTTAGGACCTTGAGAACAGAACGTAGAACTTCCTTCCCCAGCCTGAGTTTGTTGGCTTCTGGACGCCAGGCCAATACCTGCTGCCTACCTTAGGTCTGTTTCTCTGTCCCTGAGATAGAGAATAGGGAtatgtctctccctccccctcataACTGAGCATTCCCTGAGATTGAGTATATGGTCATTCCACCAGGCAGCTGAGGCAGCTGTGAAGCGGCGCCAGGAACATCAGCGCCAACAGGCAGCCAACCTCTTAGACATCCAGAAACATGTCACCAGTGACCTTCTTACTGAGAACCCACAGGTTGCCCAGCATCCTACAGATCCAAATCGGGTCCTGCCTTATTGCTGGAAAGGCATGAATGCAGAGCAGCGCGCTGCCATCAGAAAAGTCCAGGAGAGACAACGCCAAGAAAAGGAGATGCAGCGCCAGGCTGACAATGCAAGGGAGAGAGATTGGGATAGGCAGGCTGTATGCTTGGCTCAGGCAGCAATGGAACTAGAAGAGCAGGAGAAGGAACTGTGTGATGAATTTCGAAGAGGCCTAGGCTCCTTCAACAAGCATATGGCTAACGAACAAAAAGCCCAGTGAGTTCTAGGGGATGGGTGGCAGTAAAAATGAATGCcaagggggagggtgtgggaggacAGTGAGGGTTTAGGAGGGGGAAAGTTCACTAACTAAAACCTCTGAACTTCTTTCACAGGCAGAATTATCTTAATTCAATCGTCCACACCAATAAGCTTGCAGCCCAGTATTTCCTACAGTCCCACATGAGCAACCATTAAATTCGGATACCCATCTCTTCCTACTCCTACAATAAGCTCAGTGTGAAGCATCAGATAAGAATACCCCATTCCAATTCCCCATGGAGAGAGCTGagcccctacccctacccctacctttGATACTAACAATAAAACGATTCATTAAAatcaaagatataaaaaaaattttttttaattttttaaaaaagatcaagGGCATATGCTGTAATAGgacataaaaaatgcaaaatacctTTCCCACCAAAACCAGGGGTTCTGAGCACCCAGCCCTTTAATCTTCACCATTCACTTTTATTCCCCTCCTCCAGCATTCCCAGATACAACACTTCCCACTCCTGCGACAAATAGAAACTTTATTAGGCACAGAGGGTGACTGTTGGGGTATTGCTGGGCTTCCTCCCAAGCTGGAGTGTAGTAGCCCATGGCAAGGAGGGGCAGAGgatcatgttttttttctctgccttctccttTCAAGGCTGCATTCGGATGGCACCATCTAGACGGATGACTTCTCCATTGATGAATGGGTTCTCGATGATGGCCTGTACCATATGAGCATATTCAGCAGGGTCACCCAGTCGGCTGGGGAAGGGCACCTGGCTGGCCAGAAAGTTGCGAACTTTCTCTGGGAGGCTGGTCAACAGTGGGGTGCCAAACAGGCCTAAACAAGATAGCCAGAGTTAGAGTTTCAGCCTTGCTTTTATATTTACCTAGTTACTTCTCACCACAGTACTTCCCCATGGCTTAGAGATGGAAGGCTACCGATACTGAGGTAGTAAATACTCTTCCCCCCTCAATTGCCTATAGACCCCAGATAATCCTAGTATTGGCAAGGAGCAGATGTCTACCTGGAGCAATAGTCATCACCCGGATGCCCATTGGAGCCAGATCTCGAGCAATGGGCAGAGTCATTCCCACTATGCCTCCCTTTGAAGCAGAATATGCAGCTTGTCCAACCTGCAGAAGAAGTGGTAGTTTTAGGTCGGAGGCCCCCAACAAGTGACTGTGGAGGCATAAGCCTTGCCTTTGCCTACCCACCTGGCCCTCGAAGGCAGCCACGCTGGCAGTATTGATGATGACCCCACGTTGTCCTCCCTGGTCTGGTTCATTCTGGCCCATCGCACCAGCCACCAAGCGGATCACATTGAAAGTGCCTATCAGATTCACCTGGAGGACCAGTAGAAAGATGGTGTAGGACTTGAGACGCAAGCTTTCTTTTGTCCCCTAAAAGCTCTGGAGACACAATCATGTAACTATTACTCCTGCCATAAAGTCCCTCTTAGGCTTACATTGAGAACTCGCTGGAAGTCCTCCAAAGTATGAGCCTGGCTTCTCTTTGAGTTGTATGTCTTGATAGCTACTGCAATGCCTGCACAGTTGACTGCCACATCCACACGGccaaatttttcttttgctagAGTCAGGGCTGCTTGCACGTCCTTCTCTGAGGTCACCTTCAAAGGGAGAAGTAGATATTTATCTTccagcgtgcacacacacacacacacacgcacattgcCAATAAGCCTGGAGGAAGGAGGACAGGCCTATGGCTTAAAAGACAACAAGAACTGTGTAAGCAAGGGAGGAGCCTAGAGAGAAACATCAAGAGTGGGACAAAGGTGAAAAATGAAGGCTTAGGCCACTAGGACAAGGAGATGATTCCAACCCTCCCCACAAAAATGGCACGGGTACTGGTGGAGCCCCCTGGATTCCAGACACGTGTCTGGGGCTTCACGCACTTTGGGAGAGGCGAGGGAACCGCACTTACGTCGGTTGGCGCAAAGGCACAGCTCTTCCCCAGTTTCTTGGCTTGGGTCTCGCCATCCGAGCTGGGCAGGTCCAGAAGCACGGCCGAGGCACCCTGCCCCACCAGTCGCTCTGCAGTGGCCAGACCTAGGCCCGACGCTCCTCCCGTTATTACGGCGACCAGGCCCTACGAAGAAGAGTGTCGCAGgcagggtccccccacccccgccgttcCTCAGCCCGTTCTTCGGCTTCTTCAAGAGGCGCCGGTCACACCTGCGGCCGCACCTGTGGCCCACATGTACCTGCGGTGTGCCGCAGGTGTGCCTCTCCTCTCCGGACCGAGGAGACCTCCGGGTGCCCCCCTCCCTGTCAGCCAGTCCTGTCACCCGACAACCAAGTGTGGCAGAGCTGACCTTCACGTCCCGACACCGAGCACCGCCAAAGCCCATGCCTGTCTCACTCACGGCCCTGCCCCCAAGCGCACGTCTCTGTCCCCGCGTCCCACGGCCATGCCGTCCCGCCCGGAGCAGCTGGGTGGGCAGGACAGGCCAAAACCCGGAGAGATACCTTCACACTCCGGCACGCCGCAGCCATCTTGCCACAGCCTCGCCGCGAGCCGACTCCCGGGCGCTCGCTGATTGGCCGCGACGGAGGCGGGGCGGGATTGCGGAAGTGGGCGGGCCGTGCCGCGAGCCGGCTCCCGGGCGCTCGCTGATTGGCCGCGACGGAGGCGGGGCGGGATTGCGGAAGTGGGCGGGCCGTGAGATCCCTTTCCAGCCGCTCCAGCTTCTGACCCTGAGAGCCCAGCGCTCCCCGGAGTTACCTCGCTGGAGGAAGTAGCCGCAGCAGCACAGTCAAGACTGCAGCGCTCAGCGCCCGGACATCTACTTGGAGCTAGTGGCTCGCTCTAGGGCGGGGAGAGGGAAACGGAAATTTAAGAGCGTGTCCCTTATTGCTCGGGAAAAAAAGCCTTCGTATAGTCATACCTGAGAGATGTCTATATAGCAAGTTCTGTGTGTGGTCTGGAGATACCCAAAGGAATAATAAGAAATTCATGTCTTCCAGGAGGGTACAGTACAGATGGGGGGAAAAGAGATCATTTACAGTAAGGACAAGAAACAAAGGCAGGAAAAAAGAGAATCAGAATCTGGGGCTCAGATATGGCTATTATCCAAAAATGGAGATTCTGAAAgccatataaagaaaaataaatgtttggccaactcaggtttgatcctctgcaccccatatggtcggtcctctgaggcccaccaggagtaaggcctgagcaccaccggacatgaccccaaaacaaaaacaaaaaagaatcactaAGATtgtttacatacatattttttaaatacgagattagagcgatagtacagaggagagtgtgcttgctttgcatgcgactgagTAGGGTTTCAGTCTGTGTCTTCCCACATGGTGCCTAGAGCTAGCTAGGAGTGATgtctaagtgtagagccagtggtaacccctgaacatcatcaggtttggcccaaaaaacaaaaaatgatattgAGGCAGTGATGACAGGAACAGAGACACCCACAAGGATCACAAATATATGAATCTGAAGAGCCAGTGAGAAACAAATGctaggaggccagagtgatagtatagtacagctggtagggcatttgtcttgtggtCAACCCGCAttggattctcagcatcccacagggtcccccgagcactaccaggacaatacctgagtgcagagccatgagtaacccatgtgcattgccaggtgtggctcaaaaaaggggctagagtgatagcacagcgggtagggcgtttgccttgcacgcggctgacctggattcgattcccagcatcccatatggtcccctgagcaccgcaaggggtaattcctgagtgcagagccaggagtgacccctgtgcatcgccgggtgtgacccaaaaagaaaaaaaaacaagaaggagaaggagaaggaggaggatgaaaagatgaaaagaagaaacagatgtTAGCtgttgcagagatagtacagtgggtagggtgcttgtcttgcacacaacagatccaggtttgattctgatCCCCACAGAGActtatcctgagcacagatccagaagcaagccctgagcaccattggaaatcatgcaaaccaaaaaaagaaaagaaacataataggagTCAGGGATACTAAAGCAGATCTGCTGAGAAGTACAAACCCAAAGAGgcataatgagagaagaaaaatgtcttttaaaaaaattattttattgcatcaccgtaAATTGCAAAGTTAAAAAGATATATATGGTTGAGTTTCTGGTGTATATTGTCCCAATTCCAATCCCTTCCCCAGGGGCCATtaccctccatcaatgtccccagcttccctctcatctcatcctgcctctgtggtaggcacttttGAGGGGACTTGGGGCTaccccctgcaatgctcaggggttactcctggctctgcactcagtgtttgttgttttttggggagtgggggtgggtgtatacctggctgtgttcaggggctattgctAGCTTTGTGTTTTCggatcactcctagttgtgctcTGGGGAATCATGtgttgtaccagggattgaacctgagttagctgcatgtaaggtgaGCATGCAGTACTTTTTGGCCCCCAAAAGCATCTTTTATCAATCTGGCCTAATCTACTGTTATCTAATTGATTAACAAAACCAaaaggggcgggatgggaggagACTTAGAACAGGGTTAagatgttgccttgcatgcagctgtgacCTAgaacctggttcaaatccctgacaccatatatgatcccctgagtatcaccaggcatgactcctgagctctgccaggtgtacCGTCcccaaaaataactttaaaaataaccaaaaaggccaagtggtgagagagagatagctcaaaaagcTGGAGTGcaggttttgcatgtaggaggcagTGCTCAGTTCATGTCTCCAAGAactgtgtagcccccaaataaaaatactgacattttctcattcttttccctGCTTTAAGTCCCTATAATGGTTCCCCTTCATTTGTAAGGATCCTCATAATCTGCTGCCCACTGACTATCTGGCTTTAGTCTGTATAACACTGTAccttttaatttgaaaaactGTTTTACTCGCCGTGAATTTTAAAACTACAGAGTCACTCATAAttcagtttcaggcatacagtgttccaccaccaatcccttcactagtgtctacttctcttcaccaatgtccccagtttccctcctgccctccagccTATCTCTACGGTaggcactttttctttcttttttcctgcttttagacactgtggttcaTAATACTGTTATTGATATGGTATCAtgaatatcactttacctcctttcagcacccaaaAGCATCCTCATCCAGAGGGACAACTTCTctctcactgtcatagtggtcccttccctgacctattcTCCCTCACCCCTCGGTGGCAAGCCTCCTATTAAGGACCAGTTCTCTTACTTTTTGTATCTATAGGCTTTGGGCATTAGTTATCGgccctactttgtttctttatatcctgcgtATGAGTGAAattgttctatgtctgtctctcttcctctggctcatttcactcagcatgatattctccatgtccttTAACATGTCAACAAAttgaatgacttcatcttttcttacagctgagtagtgtACTACTGTGTATATGCATCATAGCTTCTTTATCAAatgctgtggagagcctccatggaaccgtgcttcgtgagcacctgtttcttgttggttgcaccgtgcttcgtgaacaacacctgatggggaatcaggatgtcttgtcacgctcacaagttatggctagtttatcagctgcagacacttgagggcaaacaggcagggagaagtatataaggggggaagtcacctagctagtcggttctccctcatgcatccccctttcctccttcctcctcgtccccgttcctgatttcttctctaacgtatgataaagttcctgaataaatcgcagccaaaaggatctccgagttgcgtgtttcttcggtggacgaagcggcgcgcaacAAAATACTGCATTTATTTAGCAACAATGCACAAATTGATATACCCTACAGTAGTGCTGCCAGATGAGATACAGCAATTACATTTGAATTTCatatgtaggatttttttttgtttgagggtcacatttggcaatgcttaagggttactcctggctctgcattcaggaatccctcctgcaAGTGCTccagagactatatgggatgccagggattgaaactgggtcagctctgatccagactttctggaaaacaatatggagagtccttcaaacactagaaattgagcttccatatgaccccacaataccactcatgggaatatatcccgaggatgcaaaaaaacagtagaaatgacatctgtacctatatattcattgcagcactattcacaatagtcaaaacctggaaacaacccgagtgtcgtaaaacagatgactggttaaagaaactttggtacatctatacaatggaataccatgcaggtgttaggagagatgaagtcatgaaatttgcttataaatggatagacatggagagtatcatgctgagtaagatgagtcagaaagagggggacagacatagaaggactgcattcatttgtggagtatagaataacatcacatgaggctgaaacccaaggacagtagatacaagggccaggaggattgccccatagctggaagcctgcttcacgatcagaggggagaaggcagatggaatagagaagggatcactaagaaaatgatggctggaagaacctgttgggatgggagatacatgctgaaagtagataatgggccaaacatggtgacctctcagtgtctgtgttgcaggccataatgcccaaaagtagagagagagtatggggaatatggtctgccatagaggcagggggaaggtgggaaaaggggggtatacccgggatattggtggtggggaatgtgcactggtggagggatgggtgtttgatcattgtgagattgtaacccaaagaagaaagcttgtaactatctcacggtaatacagtaaaattaaaaataatttaaaaaaataaaatagaaaattatttgttatttacCTGAATTAACATGTGAGTGTATGCCTTAAGTTTCTATGTGTTAAGAATGttatgtctatctatctatccatgaatatatatatttgtttttctgaccatactcaatgatgctcaggggttactcctggctctgtgctcagggctcaggaattattccaggctgTACTTGGAGAACCATTGGGAGTGCCGGGgcttgaatctaggttggccacatgcaagatgagcACACCACCAACCGCTGTACTGTGGCTTTGGCCCCTAAATCTGTTAAATCTTTAATGTGTTAAATCTACCCCAGAGGTAACTCACAGGATGGTGAGGTGTTTATCCTCAGGTTCCAACAGCTCTGTAGAACcatctttctggtttttgggtcctGCCTGGTGATATTGTATGTGTGAGATGGAGTAGGGGTCTCTACTCCTGTCCCAGGGTAGTCGtggttgtactcaggggaccatgccgtACTAGATTTCAAACCaggtctgcatgcaaagcattgaACAGTCTCTCTTTTGAGCTAATACTCATCCTCTTGAGAGATTAGGGATTTTATATAATCTATGTAATTCTTGGTATGCCATACAGGGTCTGACACAGAACAGTTGGCAATCATTGCTGAGTGAATGAATTAATGCATATATGTGGCATCACAATAAACCCAATCCTTTGGTGAAATCAATGTGTTGTGATCAGTACACAGTATTAGGTACACTAATATGCAACTTCCCTTCACAATCTTGGAAGAATTTGTGCATTCACACAGCAAGAGCGCTAGAAAGCTAGGAGTCATCTAGAGGCTTATAGAATTTTTAGTTGGGAGATTTGATGTCTAGTTACCACACCTTAAGTCCCTTCACCAATGGCCTATGTTACCTCTAGTAGAATTTGGGTGCGGGAGGAGGGAATTGAGTAATGAAAAGGATGACAACTGTCTTTTGATGTTATGGAGGTTGAGGATATCAAAAGAGGACAGAAGCaagggaggaagtgggggaggaCAGGTTGTGGAAAGCTCTTAAGGAAGGCAGGAAAAACCAGCAGATAAGAATGAAGGTAAAACTCTCAGAGCCAACTGGCACTACTTGGAATAGTGACAGCTGCTCTGGTTGTGGGTAGGGACCAGAGGAGAAGAACGCCACCAAAGCTGGTGGAACTATTGCTCTCCTAAATGAGGGAGCATTGAGGTCTCCACTCTGCCCACTCTGCAATATTTGTGGTCAAAAGCCGATGCACACCCAGCGCTTTGGTATCCTAGCTCTGCAGTGTATTCCTTAGACTGTTTTCTCTAACAACTCCCTTTCCAAATGAAGAGAACCAGAGAATTCTGATAATCTCTTCCGTTCTCACCTGCCTAGATTGAGTTAGGAAAGCCTGTGGGGAGATGAGTCAGCCTGGGCGGGGCAGAAGCATCTAGTGAAACCCCTGCCAGTAAGACTGGGTAGTACCCAGAAGTGGCAGGCCCATGGGCTGGGGTGACCATTCCTGGTGCGAGGCTTTACAGGCCATGTGCATCCCACTATAGGGGCAACGATGGCACCAGGGTTAAGTGGTCCTAGTCTCCCAGCCCCAGTTTCTTCTAcaaataaggaagaaaatgaaaatcgtTTGATCccagtgttttgttgttgttgttgtttttggtcacacccagcgatactcagtggttactcctggctctgaactcaggaattactactggcggcgcttggggggaTTGTGGGGATtgatatgggatggtggggattgaacccgggtctgccgcatacaagcaaacgccctatccgttgtgctatcgctccggccctatccTAGTGTTTTTTCATCTGCCATAAAAACCGGTCAGTCACGTGCCCGAGCCACGGTACCGCAGGTAAGGCAGTACTATCCGCTGCCATACCGCCTTTCACACGACCGACCCCGTTTAGAttcggcatcccatacggtgcccctcctccccagcactgccaggagtaattctgagtgcagagccaggagtagaccctgagcatcgctgggtgtggcccccaaacaaaaacaacagtaaaAGAGACGGTCAATCAATAGTGAAGGCTATGGCCCCGTCAATACCCTCCATCTTATGCTTCGTAGAGCGAAGTGAAACTCCCCCgtggtgtgcatatgtgtgtgtgatggtgggaTTGTTGGGGCAGCGGGAGACCCTGCACAGGAAGCAACTCCACTTTCAAGCCGCGAAGGAAGGCGCTCCCAGgcgtgggtttttgttttgtttgctttgtttcctaGCGCGCTGCagctgagccacacccctggcTCTGGAACCAAGGATTGGGCGGCGATGTAAAGGCAACACCCAGTCAGGCAAAGTCACCTTGGATTTCTCTACCGGAGAGGACCTGTGGCTAAACCGAAGAATTCACATTAAGACTCAATAGGGCTGTCCCATAGACCTGACTGTGGGGAGACGAGACATAGCGAGAAGGTAGGAGGGCTGCAGGGAAGTCCAGGTCCATGAATCCAGCCTCCAGTCACCACCTTCTCGCCGGGTCGACTCTACAGAGCGCTAAGGATGTGCACATGCGTCCTCCGCCGCCGCTCAATTCTCTGGCGGGACTCTCGGTAACGGCGGAGGTGCTTTCCACGCATGCGCGCGCTGCTTCCGCCCCGCTCTCAGTTCCGGGTGCAGAAACTGGAGTCACGCTGGAGCGCGGGAAAGCGGTACGTCCCACTGCGGTGGCAGTTAGGAAGTAGTGGCAAACGGCGAGTGACACGGATAGtcacagaagagagagaataatCGAGACCACCAAGGTGGTTTAGGCAGAGGCGGAGTTATCTGgcagttttgtttgctttttttccctgttATTGCGGTCCCCTGGGGAGAGCAAAACCCAGAGGATGGAAGGGAGTCACAGCCAAAGAAAACTCCTCTTGATCCTGTCCTCAACATCTCCATGCCCCCAGAAGCATTGGGACAAGAGCCCAGCTCTTGGGGCAAAGTGCAGAAGAATTTCTCAACGCTCTGAGTACCCAGTGAGTTTATGTAAAGGAGAGGGACACTCCACAGAATGTCTGTAGTAGTGTGGAGGACAGACTGTCTCGAATGGCCCTAGGGGACTGGCTCATATTCCCACTATAATGAAGAGGAGGAGTACTTGTTTCAAGGGGTGAGTTGTAGGTGGTCTTTTTCTCTGGAAAGTTCAAGAGCTTTGAACAGGGGGTGGTGTGTCTGGAGAgctaatatagtgggtaaggcacttgctttgtatgggGATGATCCGAGttcatttctggcaccccatTATGATCCTAaaccctgtcaagagtgatccctgagcatcaccaggtgtgccccaccccgcAGACAAAAAGGGGTGTTGTGCGTCCACGCTTTCCTATCTTTTTATACCAACACGGGATTGTCATGGCAACCTTTTGAATGGTACAGTTTAAGGCGGAGTCCTAGTTTGAAAATTGGGAGTAGGAGCTGGAGCTAATGGTTTCATGTGGATAAGGGAGTTGGGACAGGGGCTGGGATGTAGCTCTGCAGTGAAGCACTTCCCTTGCAAATGTAAGGCCCTAGGTCCAATCCCCACTGGGCTCAACAAAAAGAAACTTTAGTTAGCTGCCCtgtaaaatggtattttttttttttgctggcgaTGTGAAAAGTTGGAGCCTAAATGCTTACCGACTTTTGATCTGGTTAGGCTTCTCAGcccaggaagtcattttctaatCCTATCATTAGTTACATTtttggggaggcagggggcatacctctttgtgctcagggtttcctcctggctctctgctcatgaaTAATTTCTGGtggcctcaggagaccatatatggtaccagggatggaatcccggttgatcacgtgcaaggcaagtgtgttacccTGCTGTTCAATGGCTGTGGCCCCTCATTAGGAGGGGCCACATTAGAGGTCCAGTTGACCCCAGATCACCCTGGCACAACATAGGTTaaatttgttagttttgttttgtttgggggccgcacccagtgatgctcagggctactcctggctctgtgctcagggatcattcttgttgggttcagggaaccatatcggatACAGGAATCAAACCTATCTGGTTTTCCTGCaatccctatccactgtactatctctccaagtccAAGACAGGTTTAATTTGAACAGCAGGGCTCTGGATCAATATTACAGGGGTATGGTTTTTGTCTTACAGCCAACTCGTGTTTGAGCCTCTGCATCTCATGTAgttccccaatccccaccaggattgattcctgaacacagacccaggagtatgcTGAGTACTGCCTGTGTGCCCCCCgcccaatttttttaacttttgggtcacaccaggctatgcacaggggtttctcctggctctgcactcaagaattactcctggaagtgctcaggggaccatatgggatgctgggaatcaaaaccgggtcagccacatgtaagacaaacaccctacccgctgtactattgcctcaGACCCccaaattgttttattaaaaatttaaacagaagCCATGCCGTATCTCTTCCCCAGTCTTCTAGTTAGTTCCAAGGGCCCACTCCAAACACTGACTCAAAAAGGCAATCCCAGCTCAGAGATATAGATCAATGCACCAAGCACCTGCTTTGAACACTGGACACCTGGGTTCAGTACATGGCTTTTACATGGTCTCCTAAACACCTcctggtgtgcccccacccaTAAAAGTACCCCAAAGTGGGGTCCCACAGGGCAGAATAGATTGAAAAACCTGTCATAGTCTGCCTCTGTGGTCTGGCGCTGAGGAATCCCGTAAGAGTGATATATGACGCCATAAGGTTGAGCTATTAAGTGACTGATCTCAGATCCCTGTTCTCAATGCATTttctcctttgttccttcctctgttcttttttccacattactttttaattttattgtatcactatgagataattacaaagctttcatgtttgagattcagccatacaatgatggaacacctatctctccaccagtgcacatttcccaccactgatgtcctaAGTATTCCCCCttccacatcccagtcctcaccctgcctctatgacagacaatttccccagtactctctctctaatttggggcattatgttttgctcaaattttcccaccaccattcaagcctacctgccagtggcagacactagataatttattttccattgctcattttgaatatcatgagagctcatgaGGCcacaaatgtaaatgtaaatttctagattgaatggttgggttccagagacatctctgtatggcactaatccattttgggattcaattgggagtctctgggccagggctgttggtgtgctaagatggtgcctggaggaAAATTGTGATGTCTTCTGCCGCCATGTGGCCtgaatacctgggccttgcttgtagaagctcttggttaccgggattccatctggagtaggtggggaggctgcacctgctccatctggggtgccccggtgaaattggcttggtatggggtccagagagatctctggtgctgtggtgtcttccaggacttgcctCTGTCTCTAGGCCATgactgttggtgtgctaagatccacattacaaaattttcagcagattatatcttggtgaggtctgtcctgagacagtggagtcaggccaggggtatggcagtgattttggtctatggaagcaaatggctgctgggggctctgcttggatggACCACCAGGCCAACCAGCCCCCCTCCCATTTacctcagtctgttcagccatgagtgggtctgagat contains these protein-coding regions:
- the RIBC1 gene encoding RIB43A-like with coiled-coils protein 1 isoform X1 → MYRLNLPQDPKEVAAIEARRQREKERQARFLNVRTRVIGVDVDALNKQVEEKKHQEEREKSKEAAYANNQVKYDMVAQMLEKEQAERKRRLAKKIQDFREQNQQLRNRREFDLWDPNQLKKEFPARVGDYDPRCGPSSLQCFSGEDLDRATRLRVQKEQLRYNLENQLQEQYQARAEEICADNLSDQLRLAMDMQAAHMARLQESCRIAMMTAMANANKVQAAEAAVKRRQEHQRQQAANLLDIQKHVTSDLLTENPQVAQHPTDPNRVLPYCWKGMNAEQRAAIRKVQERQRQEKEMQRQADNARERDWDRQAVCLAQAAMELEEQEKELCDEFRRGLGSFNKHMANEQKAQQNYLNSIVHTNKLAAQYFLQSHMSNH
- the RIBC1 gene encoding RIB43A-like with coiled-coils protein 1 isoform X2, producing MVAQMLEKEQAERKRRLAKKIQDFREQNQQLRNRREFDLWDPNQLKKEFPARVGDYDPRCGPSSLQCFSGEDLDRATRLRVQKEQLRYNLENQLQEQYQARAEEICADNLSDQLRLAMDMQAAHMARLQESCRIAMMTAMANANKVQAAEAAVKRRQEHQRQQAANLLDIQKHVTSDLLTENPQVAQHPTDPNRVLPYCWKGMNAEQRAAIRKVQERQRQEKEMQRQADNARERDWDRQAVCLAQAAMELEEQEKELCDEFRRGLGSFNKHMANEQKAQQNYLNSIVHTNKLAAQYFLQSHMSNH
- the HSD17B10 gene encoding 3-hydroxyacyl-CoA dehydrogenase type-2, producing MAAACRSVKGLVAVITGGASGLGLATAERLVGQGASAVLLDLPSSDGETQAKKLGKSCAFAPTDVTSEKDVQAALTLAKEKFGRVDVAVNCAGIAVAIKTYNSKRSQAHTLEDFQRVLNVNLIGTFNVIRLVAGAMGQNEPDQGGQRGVIINTASVAAFEGQVGQAAYSASKGGIVGMTLPIARDLAPMGIRVMTIAPGLFGTPLLTSLPEKVRNFLASQVPFPSRLGDPAEYAHMVQAIIENPFINGEVIRLDGAIRMQP